In a single window of the Raphanus sativus cultivar WK10039 chromosome 9, ASM80110v3, whole genome shotgun sequence genome:
- the LOC108807246 gene encoding protease inhibitor HPI → MSSACAGKNSWPELLGTNGDFAASVIERENSRVDAMVILDGTPVTGDFRCDRVRVRVNRNRIVVQIPTTG, encoded by the exons ATGTCGTCCGCATGTGCTG GGAAGAACTCATGGCCGGAGCTTTTGGGAACAAATGGAGACTTTGCAGCTTCCGTGATAGAAAGAGAGAACTCGAGAGTTGATGCAATGGTGATCTTGGATGGAACTCCAGTGACTGGAGACTTCAGGTGCGACCGTGTCAGGGTTAGGGTTAATAGAAACCGTATCGTCGTCCAGATCCCTACGACCGGCTAG
- the LOC108837394 gene encoding protease inhibitor HPI-like, with protein sequence MYMLYRSNMVCCDRHREVILAELEGTNGDYAASVIERENSSANVVVILDGSLLTEDFRCDRVRVRVDGNRIVVQVPTVG encoded by the coding sequence ATGTATATGCTCTACCGTTCTAATATGGTTTGCTGTGATCGGCACAGGGAAGTCATCCTGGCGGAGCTTGAGGGAACAAATGGAGACTATGCGGCTTCCGTGATCGAAAGAGAGAACTCAAGTGCCAATGTAGTCGTGATTTTGGATGGAAGTCTACTGACTGAAGACTTCAGGTGCGACCGCGTTAGGGTCAGGGTTGATGGAAACCGTATTGTCGTCCAAGTCCCTACCGTCGGCTAG
- the LOC108826413 gene encoding LOW QUALITY PROTEIN: protein LIGHT-DEPENDENT SHORT HYPOCOTYLS 5 (The sequence of the model RefSeq protein was modified relative to this genomic sequence to represent the inferred CDS: inserted 1 base in 1 codon) yields MEGETEAKTAAASSSPSRYERQKRRDWNVFLQYXKNHKPPLSLSRCSGAHVIEFLKYLDKSGKTKIHVAACPFFGVPSPVYPPSRCTCPLRQAWGSLDALVGRLRAAFEEIGGGLRESNPLAAKAIRIYLQEVREAQAKARGIPHGKKKPKRSQRAQATTKADGGEGIGGGGGSGGSALVVSATVV; encoded by the exons ATGGAGGGAGAAACCGAAGCGAAGACAGCGGCAGCGAGTTCGTCACCAAGCCGCTACGAGAGACAGAAGAGACGAGACTGGAACGTTTTCCTCCAGT CTAAGAACCACAAGCCACCTCTAAGCCTGTCTCGTTGCAGTGGCGCACACGTCATCGAGTTCCTCAAGTACCTCGACAAGTCAGGTAAGACCAAAATCCACGTGGCGGCTTGTCCCTTCTTCGGAGTACCGAGCCCAGTGTACCCACCGTCTCGGTGCACTTGCCCTCTCAGGCAGGCTTGGGGAAGCCTCGACGCTCTCGTCGGCCGTCTAAGGGCTGCGTTCGAGGAAATCGGCGGTGGTCTTCGAGAGTCCAACCCTTTGGCTGCCAAAGCGATTAGGATCTATCTTCAGGAAGTACGTGAAGCTCAGGCTAAGGCTAGAGGGATTCCGCACGGGAAGAAGAAACCGAAACGGTCTCAGAGAGCTCAGGCAACTACAAAAGCCGATGGTGGAGAAGGTATTGGTGGTGGCGGTGGAAGTGGTGGTTCTGCTTTGGTTGTTTCTGCAACTGTGGTATA
- the LOC108810566 gene encoding glu S.griseus protease inhibitor-like, with protein sequence MSSECPGKTSWPELVGTKGYYAASVIESQNPRVKAVVILDGSPVTADFRCDRVWVRVNKEVEGIVVQTPSVG encoded by the exons ATGTCGTCTGAATGTCCTG GGAAGACCTCATGGCCGGAGCTTGTGGGAACAAAGGGATACTATGCGGCTTCGGTGATCGAAAGTCAGAACCCGAGAGTCAAAGCAGTCGTGATTTTGGATGGATCTCCGGTTACTGCAGACTTCAGGTGCGACCGGGTCTGGGTCAGGGTTAATAAAGAAGTTGAAGGTATCGTCGTCCAAACCCCTAGCGTCGGTTAG